The genomic window TTTTGCGATATTTTGAACTTCGGTAAATGCTTCTTCTTTTGTAACTTTAATGGCTCCATCAATTGAGTCGGTGTTGAATACTTCGGGGAAAAAACCTGGTCCGATACCTTGTAAAGCGTGTGGCCCTGGTTCTCCTCCGGAAATTATTGGAGAATCATTTGGTTCTACAGCAAACACTTTTAAATTCGAGAATTTTTCCTTTAAAACTTCAGACATACCGGTGATATGACCACCTGTACCAACTCCTGTAATTAAATAATCTATGCCTTCAGGAAAATCGGCTGCGATTTCTAATGCAGTTGTTTTTCTATGTATCTCTGGGTTGGCTTGGTTTGTAAATTGCGACGGCATCCACGCATTTTTATTGTTTTCAACTAATTCTGTAGCTTTTGCAATAGTACCTTTTAATCCTAATTCTTTAGGAGTTAGTACAAGATTAGCTCCGTAAGCTGCCATTAGAGCTCTGCGTTCTACAGACATAGATTCTGGCATAACTAGCGTGAGTTTATAATTTTTAACTGCTGCCACCATGGCTAAGCCAATACCTGTGTTTCCAGATGTAGGCTCAATAATTTCGGTATCTTTAGTTAAAATATTTCTTTTTTCCGCATCCTCAATCATCGATAATGCAATTCTGTCTTTTATACTTCCTCCTGGATTAGATTTTTCGAGTTTCATCCAAACATTTGCATTTGGAAATAATTTACTCAATTTAACTACTGGAGTGTTACCAATACTTTCTAAAATATTATTGATTTTCATATTGTTTAAATCTTTTATGTTTAATGGTTTTTAATGGAGTATAACGCAAAAAATTGTGAGTTTTAAAACCGCAATTTTCAGGTGTATAAAATTAATGAATTTTATGTAGTAATTATTATATATCGGCTATTTCTTAATAGCCTTTTCCTATTCTAAAATTTATTTATTCATCTTAAAAACTATAAGTAAAAAGAGGTGCTTAAGTCTAGTTTAAATGAAATTATTTAAGTTAAAAGAATTATATAGTTTTGGATAAAAGTTATTTGACAGCCAATTTTTTAATCAGCTTACCAACCGTCATTCCTTGGAATAATATTGAAAAGACAACGACTACATAGGTAATTACTAAAAACAAATCACGTTCCATAACTTGAGTAAGACCTAAAGCTAGTGCAATAGAAATTCCGCCACGCAACCCTCCCCAAGTCATAATTAAATTAGTTTTTGGTACAAAGTCTAATTTCCTCTCAAAGAATTTTATAGGTATTAATAATGAAATATATCTGCACAATAAGATTAAAGGTATTGCTATTAAGCCAGCAATTAAATATTCCATTTTAAAAGTTAACACAAGCATTTCCATTCCTATCAAAACGAATAGGATGGTATTTAAAAGAATATCGATTAGCTCCCAAAACTTATCCACATAGATTTCGGTGGTTTCAGACATAGCATTATCTCTTACAGTATCATTACCTACCACTAACCCTGCTGTAACCATTGCTAAAGGTGCCGAAATATGTAGTTTTTGTGCTAAAACTGTTCCTGCCATTACTGCTGCTAATGTGATAATAACTTCAATATCATAATCGTCTATAGATTTCATTAATCTATAAGTAATCCATCCTAAAATTAAACCTAAAGCGATGCCGCCAATAACTTCTAATCCAAATAATTCTATAACCTCTAAAGTAGTAACATTTTCAATTCCTAAGTTCGCTATTTTATAAATGGTTAAAAATATTACAACACCAACACCATCGTTAAATAAAGATTCTCCTACTATCTTGGTTTCTAGCATTTTTGGTGCTCCAGCTTTTTTTAATATTCCAAGAACAGCAATAGGATCTGTAGGTGATATTAAGGCTCCAAATAATAAGCAGTACACAAAATCTACATGTAATCCAACAATTGGCAATGCATAAAACATCATTAAACCAACCAAAAATGTTGAGATTAAAACACCAAATGTCGCAAATGCTAAAACTGGCCAACGTTGTATTTTAAGCTGTTCAAAATTAGTGTGCAAGGCTCCAGCAAAAAGTAAAAAGCTCAACATTACATCTAATAGCACG from Algibacter sp. L1A34 includes these protein-coding regions:
- the cysK gene encoding cysteine synthase A: MKINNILESIGNTPVVKLSKLFPNANVWMKLEKSNPGGSIKDRIALSMIEDAEKRNILTKDTEIIEPTSGNTGIGLAMVAAVKNYKLTLVMPESMSVERRALMAAYGANLVLTPKELGLKGTIAKATELVENNKNAWMPSQFTNQANPEIHRKTTALEIAADFPEGIDYLITGVGTGGHITGMSEVLKEKFSNLKVFAVEPNDSPIISGGEPGPHALQGIGPGFFPEVFNTDSIDGAIKVTKEEAFTEVQNIAKTEGILVGISTGASLAAVRKQLETIDGEKTILTMNYDTGERYLSIDGLFKE
- a CDS encoding cation:proton antiporter yields the protein MDYFVIVSVLVLISAIFGYINVRFLKMPNTIGLMLITIVFTLAVFALSYFDDTLLNAELFIITQIDFKSVLLDVMLSFLLFAGALHTNFEQLKIQRWPVLAFATFGVLISTFLVGLMMFYALPIVGLHVDFVYCLLFGALISPTDPIAVLGILKKAGAPKMLETKIVGESLFNDGVGVVIFLTIYKIANLGIENVTTLEVIELFGLEVIGGIALGLILGWITYRLMKSIDDYDIEVIITLAAVMAGTVLAQKLHISAPLAMVTAGLVVGNDTVRDNAMSETTEIYVDKFWELIDILLNTILFVLIGMEMLVLTFKMEYLIAGLIAIPLILLCRYISLLIPIKFFERKLDFVPKTNLIMTWGGLRGGISIALALGLTQVMERDLFLVITYVVVVFSILFQGMTVGKLIKKLAVK